A region from the Mucilaginibacter sp. CSA2-8R genome encodes:
- a CDS encoding porin family protein, with protein MKKYILSIALLIASVAASKAQSTIGIKGGINFAKINTDNIKESSVTGYQAGIFARLGNSLYLQPELYLGSRGGKFEGSSSGNSASASGKVTFTTLNVPLLLGTKLVSAGPISVRAMAGPIYSYNLSENNNVNSALQDFGKYKNSTLGYQVGAGVDIGNITADLRYEGGLTKINENYGQRANLWALSVGFKIF; from the coding sequence ATGAAAAAGTACATTTTGAGTATAGCCTTACTCATCGCATCAGTAGCAGCAAGTAAAGCACAATCTACAATTGGTATCAAGGGCGGTATCAACTTTGCAAAAATCAACACAGATAATATTAAAGAATCGAGCGTAACAGGCTACCAGGCAGGTATATTTGCACGGTTGGGTAATAGTTTGTATTTACAGCCTGAGTTATACTTAGGTAGTCGCGGTGGCAAGTTTGAAGGCAGCAGCAGCGGCAATAGTGCCAGTGCCAGCGGTAAGGTAACTTTTACCACGCTAAACGTTCCGCTATTATTAGGTACTAAATTAGTAAGTGCCGGCCCTATTAGCGTACGTGCTATGGCAGGCCCCATTTATTCTTACAATTTAAGCGAAAATAATAATGTGAACAGTGCCCTACAAGATTTCGGCAAGTACAAAAACAGCACTTTAGGTTACCAGGTAGGTGCCGGTGTTGATATTGGTAACATTACGGCCGACTTACGTTATGAGGGTGGTTTAACCAAAATTAACGAGAACTATGGTCAGCGCGCCAACTTATGGGCGTTAAGCGTCGGCTTTAAAATATTTTAA